The Felis catus isolate Fca126 chromosome X, F.catus_Fca126_mat1.0, whole genome shotgun sequence genome includes a region encoding these proteins:
- the USP51 gene encoding ubiquitin carboxyl-terminal hydrolase 51 isoform X2, producing the protein MEKEAVGEAKMCSGQGAEEVKLEPLQECKPASEENLTWSDSGGDKEVLPSTPPRCYSSSSPLCPRRKPRPRPQPRVRARALPGPSAPPQPPAHPPPQLLTRPQSWRRSRRRSRPGSRPQKLQSCSPDLGGSADRGGLGDWLLEVQFDQGPTGCSHVESFKVAKNWRKNLRLIYQRFVWSGTPETRKHVSQQQCMTSGVEEKHSTCESKEQEPKLVKPKKKRRKKSVCTVGLRGLINLGNTCFMNCIVQALTHIPLLKDFFLSDKHKCVMTSPSLCLVCEMSSLFHAMYSGSRTPHIPYKLLHLIWIHAEHLAGYRQQDAHEFLIAILDVLHRHSKDDSVGQEANNPNCCNCIIDQIFTGGLQSDVTCQACHSVSTTIDPCWDISLDLPGSCATFSSQSPEGADSTVSRDDHIPGIPSLTDCLQWFTRPEYLGSSAKIKCSSCQSYQESTKQLTMKKLPIVACFHLKRFEHVGKQRRKINTFISFPLELDMTPFLASTKDSRMKEDQPPTDCTPNENKYSLFAVINHHGTLESGHYTSFIRQQKDQWFSCDDAIITKATIEDLLYSEGYLLFYHKQGLEKE; encoded by the exons ATGGAGAAGGAGGCGGTGGGGGAGGCAAAGATGTGTTCAGGCCAGGGAGCTGAGGAGGTGAAGCTGGAGCCTTTACAAGAGTGTAAGCCTGCTTCGGAGGAGAACTTGACGTGGAGTGACAGCGGCGGCGATAAGGAGGTGCTCCCTTCAACCCCACCTCGCTGTTACAGCAGCTCTTCGCCCCTTTGCCCGCGCCGCAAGCCCCGCCCTCGGCCCCAGCCCCGGGTCCGGGCCCGAGCCCTGCCGGGGCCCtcggccccaccccagcctccagcccaTCCTCCCCCTCAGCTTCTGACCCGGCCCCAGTCCTGGCGCAGATCGCGGCGTAGATCCCGGCCTGGGTCTAGGCCCCAGAAGCTGCAAAGCTGTTCTCCTGACCTAGGTGGCTCTGCGGATCGAGGTGGCCTAGGGGACTGGTTGCTGGAGGTGCAGTTTGATCAGGGTCCTACAGGCTGCTCTCATGTGGAGAGCTTTAAAGTGGCTAAGAACTGGAGGAAGAACCTGCGGTTGATCTACCAGCGTTTCGTTTGGAGTGGGACCCCAGAAACTAGGAAAC ATGTTTCTCAACAACAGTGTATGACATCAGGTGTTGAAGAGAAACATTCAACCTGTGAGTCAAAGGAACAGGAGCCAAAATTGGTGAAACccaagaaaaagaggaggaaaaagtcaGTCTGTACTGTAGGCCTGAGAGGGCTAATCAATCTTGGGAACACGTGCTTTATGAATTGTATTGTCCAGGCACTTACCCATATTCCTTTATTgaaagatttctttctctctgacaaGCATAAATGTGTAATGACAAGCCCCAGCTTGTGTCTTGTCTGtgaaatgtcttctctttttcatgCAATGTACTCTGGGAGCCGAACTCCTCACATTCCTTATAAGTTATTGCATCTAATATGGATTCATGCAGAACACTTAGCAGGATATAGGCAGCAGGATGCCCATGAGTTCCTTATCGCAATATTAGATGTGCTGCATAGACACAGCAAAGATGATAGTGTTGGGCAGGAGGCCAATAACCCCAATTGCTGTAACTGCATCATAGACCAAATCTTTACAGGTGGCTTGCAGTCAGATGTCACATGTCAAGCTTGCCATAGTGTCTCTACCACAATAGACCCATGCTGGGACATCAGTTTGGACTTGCCTGGCTCTTGTGCCACATTCAGTTCCCAGAGTCCAGAGGGAGCTGACAGCACAGTGAGTAGGGATGACCACATACCAGGTATTCCCTCACTCACAGATTGCCTACAGTGGTTTACAAGGCCAGAGTACCTAGGAAGCAGTGCCAAAATCAAATGCAGTAGTTGCCAAAGCTATCAGGAATCTACCAAACAACTCACGATGAAGAAATTACCTATCGTGGCCTGTTTTCATCTCAAGCGATTTGAACATGTAGGTAAACAGAGGCGAAAGATTAATACTTTTATCTCCTTTCCCTTGGAGCTGGATATGACTCCATTTTTGGCCTCCACTAAGGACAGCAGAATGAAGGAAGACCAGCCACCAACAGATTGTACACCCAATGAGAATAAGTATTCCTTGTTTGCAGTGATTAATCACCATGGAACTTTGGAAAGTGGACACTATACCAGCTTTATCCGGCAACAAAAGGACCAATGGTTTAGCTGTGATGATGCCATCATCACCAAGGCTACCATTGAGGACTTACTCTACAGTGAAGGGTATTTACTGTTCTATCACAAACAGGGTCTAGAGAAAGAATAG
- the USP51 gene encoding ubiquitin carboxyl-terminal hydrolase 51 isoform X4, whose product MEKEAVGEAKMCSGQGAEEVKLEPLQECKPASEENLTWSDSGGDKEVLPSTPPRCYSSSSPLCPRRKPRPRPQPRVRARALPGPSAPPQPPAHPPPQLLTRPQSWRRSRRRSRPGSRPQKLQSCSPDLGGSADRGGLGDWLLEVQFDQGPTGCSHVESFKVAKNWRKNLRLIYQRFVWSGTPETRKRGLQSDVTCQACHSVSTTIDPCWDISLDLPGSCATFSSQSPEGADSTVSRDDHIPGIPSLTDCLQWFTRPEYLGSSAKIKCSSCQSYQESTKQLTMKKLPIVACFHLKRFEHVGKQRRKINTFISFPLELDMTPFLASTKDSRMKEDQPPTDCTPNENKYSLFAVINHHGTLESGHYTSFIRQQKDQWFSCDDAIITKATIEDLLYSEGYLLFYHKQGLEKE is encoded by the exons ATGGAGAAGGAGGCGGTGGGGGAGGCAAAGATGTGTTCAGGCCAGGGAGCTGAGGAGGTGAAGCTGGAGCCTTTACAAGAGTGTAAGCCTGCTTCGGAGGAGAACTTGACGTGGAGTGACAGCGGCGGCGATAAGGAGGTGCTCCCTTCAACCCCACCTCGCTGTTACAGCAGCTCTTCGCCCCTTTGCCCGCGCCGCAAGCCCCGCCCTCGGCCCCAGCCCCGGGTCCGGGCCCGAGCCCTGCCGGGGCCCtcggccccaccccagcctccagcccaTCCTCCCCCTCAGCTTCTGACCCGGCCCCAGTCCTGGCGCAGATCGCGGCGTAGATCCCGGCCTGGGTCTAGGCCCCAGAAGCTGCAAAGCTGTTCTCCTGACCTAGGTGGCTCTGCGGATCGAGGTGGCCTAGGGGACTGGTTGCTGGAGGTGCAGTTTGATCAGGGTCCTACAGGCTGCTCTCATGTGGAGAGCTTTAAAGTGGCTAAGAACTGGAGGAAGAACCTGCGGTTGATCTACCAGCGTTTCGTTTGGAGTGGGACCCCAGAAACTAGGAAAC GTGGCTTGCAGTCAGATGTCACATGTCAAGCTTGCCATAGTGTCTCTACCACAATAGACCCATGCTGGGACATCAGTTTGGACTTGCCTGGCTCTTGTGCCACATTCAGTTCCCAGAGTCCAGAGGGAGCTGACAGCACAGTGAGTAGGGATGACCACATACCAGGTATTCCCTCACTCACAGATTGCCTACAGTGGTTTACAAGGCCAGAGTACCTAGGAAGCAGTGCCAAAATCAAATGCAGTAGTTGCCAAAGCTATCAGGAATCTACCAAACAACTCACGATGAAGAAATTACCTATCGTGGCCTGTTTTCATCTCAAGCGATTTGAACATGTAGGTAAACAGAGGCGAAAGATTAATACTTTTATCTCCTTTCCCTTGGAGCTGGATATGACTCCATTTTTGGCCTCCACTAAGGACAGCAGAATGAAGGAAGACCAGCCACCAACAGATTGTACACCCAATGAGAATAAGTATTCCTTGTTTGCAGTGATTAATCACCATGGAACTTTGGAAAGTGGACACTATACCAGCTTTATCCGGCAACAAAAGGACCAATGGTTTAGCTGTGATGATGCCATCATCACCAAGGCTACCATTGAGGACTTACTCTACAGTGAAGGGTATTTACTGTTCTATCACAAACAGGGTCTAGAGAAAGAATAG
- the USP51 gene encoding ubiquitin carboxyl-terminal hydrolase 51 isoform X3, with protein sequence MNRLHSCLSCVFFGCFTEKHIHKHAETKQHNLAVDLYHGVIYCFMCKDYVYDKDIEQIAKETKEKILKLLTSISTDVSQQQCMTSGVEEKHSTCESKEQEPKLVKPKKKRRKKSVCTVGLRGLINLGNTCFMNCIVQALTHIPLLKDFFLSDKHKCVMTSPSLCLVCEMSSLFHAMYSGSRTPHIPYKLLHLIWIHAEHLAGYRQQDAHEFLIAILDVLHRHSKDDSVGQEANNPNCCNCIIDQIFTGGLQSDVTCQACHSVSTTIDPCWDISLDLPGSCATFSSQSPEGADSTVSRDDHIPGIPSLTDCLQWFTRPEYLGSSAKIKCSSCQSYQESTKQLTMKKLPIVACFHLKRFEHVGKQRRKINTFISFPLELDMTPFLASTKDSRMKEDQPPTDCTPNENKYSLFAVINHHGTLESGHYTSFIRQQKDQWFSCDDAIITKATIEDLLYSEGYLLFYHKQGLEKE encoded by the coding sequence ATGAACAGACTCCACTCTTGTCTCTCCTGTGTCTTTTTTGGCTGCTTTACTGAGAAACATATTCACAAACATGCAGAAACAAAACAGCATAATTTAGCTGTAGACCTCTATCATGGGGTTATATATTGCTTTATGTGTAAGGATTATGTATATGACAAAGACATAGAACAGATtgccaaagaaacaaaagagaaaattctgaaattacTAACTTCCATCTCAACAGATGTTTCTCAACAACAGTGTATGACATCAGGTGTTGAAGAGAAACATTCAACCTGTGAGTCAAAGGAACAGGAGCCAAAATTGGTGAAACccaagaaaaagaggaggaaaaagtcaGTCTGTACTGTAGGCCTGAGAGGGCTAATCAATCTTGGGAACACGTGCTTTATGAATTGTATTGTCCAGGCACTTACCCATATTCCTTTATTgaaagatttctttctctctgacaaGCATAAATGTGTAATGACAAGCCCCAGCTTGTGTCTTGTCTGtgaaatgtcttctctttttcatgCAATGTACTCTGGGAGCCGAACTCCTCACATTCCTTATAAGTTATTGCATCTAATATGGATTCATGCAGAACACTTAGCAGGATATAGGCAGCAGGATGCCCATGAGTTCCTTATCGCAATATTAGATGTGCTGCATAGACACAGCAAAGATGATAGTGTTGGGCAGGAGGCCAATAACCCCAATTGCTGTAACTGCATCATAGACCAAATCTTTACAGGTGGCTTGCAGTCAGATGTCACATGTCAAGCTTGCCATAGTGTCTCTACCACAATAGACCCATGCTGGGACATCAGTTTGGACTTGCCTGGCTCTTGTGCCACATTCAGTTCCCAGAGTCCAGAGGGAGCTGACAGCACAGTGAGTAGGGATGACCACATACCAGGTATTCCCTCACTCACAGATTGCCTACAGTGGTTTACAAGGCCAGAGTACCTAGGAAGCAGTGCCAAAATCAAATGCAGTAGTTGCCAAAGCTATCAGGAATCTACCAAACAACTCACGATGAAGAAATTACCTATCGTGGCCTGTTTTCATCTCAAGCGATTTGAACATGTAGGTAAACAGAGGCGAAAGATTAATACTTTTATCTCCTTTCCCTTGGAGCTGGATATGACTCCATTTTTGGCCTCCACTAAGGACAGCAGAATGAAGGAAGACCAGCCACCAACAGATTGTACACCCAATGAGAATAAGTATTCCTTGTTTGCAGTGATTAATCACCATGGAACTTTGGAAAGTGGACACTATACCAGCTTTATCCGGCAACAAAAGGACCAATGGTTTAGCTGTGATGATGCCATCATCACCAAGGCTACCATTGAGGACTTACTCTACAGTGAAGGGTATTTACTGTTCTATCACAAACAGGGTCTAGAGAAAGAATAG
- the USP51 gene encoding ubiquitin carboxyl-terminal hydrolase 51 isoform X1: MEKEAVGEAKMCSGQGAEEVKLEPLQECKPASEENLTWSDSGGDKEVLPSTPPRCYSSSSPLCPRRKPRPRPQPRVRARALPGPSAPPQPPAHPPPQLLTRPQSWRRSRRRSRPGSRPQKLQSCSPDLGGSADRGGLGDWLLEVQFDQGPTGCSHVESFKVAKNWRKNLRLIYQRFVWSGTPETRKRKAKSCFCHVCSTHMNRLHSCLSCVFFGCFTEKHIHKHAETKQHNLAVDLYHGVIYCFMCKDYVYDKDIEQIAKETKEKILKLLTSISTDVSQQQCMTSGVEEKHSTCESKEQEPKLVKPKKKRRKKSVCTVGLRGLINLGNTCFMNCIVQALTHIPLLKDFFLSDKHKCVMTSPSLCLVCEMSSLFHAMYSGSRTPHIPYKLLHLIWIHAEHLAGYRQQDAHEFLIAILDVLHRHSKDDSVGQEANNPNCCNCIIDQIFTGGLQSDVTCQACHSVSTTIDPCWDISLDLPGSCATFSSQSPEGADSTVSRDDHIPGIPSLTDCLQWFTRPEYLGSSAKIKCSSCQSYQESTKQLTMKKLPIVACFHLKRFEHVGKQRRKINTFISFPLELDMTPFLASTKDSRMKEDQPPTDCTPNENKYSLFAVINHHGTLESGHYTSFIRQQKDQWFSCDDAIITKATIEDLLYSEGYLLFYHKQGLEKE; encoded by the coding sequence ATGGAGAAGGAGGCGGTGGGGGAGGCAAAGATGTGTTCAGGCCAGGGAGCTGAGGAGGTGAAGCTGGAGCCTTTACAAGAGTGTAAGCCTGCTTCGGAGGAGAACTTGACGTGGAGTGACAGCGGCGGCGATAAGGAGGTGCTCCCTTCAACCCCACCTCGCTGTTACAGCAGCTCTTCGCCCCTTTGCCCGCGCCGCAAGCCCCGCCCTCGGCCCCAGCCCCGGGTCCGGGCCCGAGCCCTGCCGGGGCCCtcggccccaccccagcctccagcccaTCCTCCCCCTCAGCTTCTGACCCGGCCCCAGTCCTGGCGCAGATCGCGGCGTAGATCCCGGCCTGGGTCTAGGCCCCAGAAGCTGCAAAGCTGTTCTCCTGACCTAGGTGGCTCTGCGGATCGAGGTGGCCTAGGGGACTGGTTGCTGGAGGTGCAGTTTGATCAGGGTCCTACAGGCTGCTCTCATGTGGAGAGCTTTAAAGTGGCTAAGAACTGGAGGAAGAACCTGCGGTTGATCTACCAGCGTTTCGTTTGGAGTGGGACCCCAGAAACTAGGAAACGTAAGGCAAAGTCGTGCTTCTGTCATGTATGTAGTACCCATATGAACAGACTCCACTCTTGTCTCTCCTGTGTCTTTTTTGGCTGCTTTACTGAGAAACATATTCACAAACATGCAGAAACAAAACAGCATAATTTAGCTGTAGACCTCTATCATGGGGTTATATATTGCTTTATGTGTAAGGATTATGTATATGACAAAGACATAGAACAGATtgccaaagaaacaaaagagaaaattctgaaattacTAACTTCCATCTCAACAGATGTTTCTCAACAACAGTGTATGACATCAGGTGTTGAAGAGAAACATTCAACCTGTGAGTCAAAGGAACAGGAGCCAAAATTGGTGAAACccaagaaaaagaggaggaaaaagtcaGTCTGTACTGTAGGCCTGAGAGGGCTAATCAATCTTGGGAACACGTGCTTTATGAATTGTATTGTCCAGGCACTTACCCATATTCCTTTATTgaaagatttctttctctctgacaaGCATAAATGTGTAATGACAAGCCCCAGCTTGTGTCTTGTCTGtgaaatgtcttctctttttcatgCAATGTACTCTGGGAGCCGAACTCCTCACATTCCTTATAAGTTATTGCATCTAATATGGATTCATGCAGAACACTTAGCAGGATATAGGCAGCAGGATGCCCATGAGTTCCTTATCGCAATATTAGATGTGCTGCATAGACACAGCAAAGATGATAGTGTTGGGCAGGAGGCCAATAACCCCAATTGCTGTAACTGCATCATAGACCAAATCTTTACAGGTGGCTTGCAGTCAGATGTCACATGTCAAGCTTGCCATAGTGTCTCTACCACAATAGACCCATGCTGGGACATCAGTTTGGACTTGCCTGGCTCTTGTGCCACATTCAGTTCCCAGAGTCCAGAGGGAGCTGACAGCACAGTGAGTAGGGATGACCACATACCAGGTATTCCCTCACTCACAGATTGCCTACAGTGGTTTACAAGGCCAGAGTACCTAGGAAGCAGTGCCAAAATCAAATGCAGTAGTTGCCAAAGCTATCAGGAATCTACCAAACAACTCACGATGAAGAAATTACCTATCGTGGCCTGTTTTCATCTCAAGCGATTTGAACATGTAGGTAAACAGAGGCGAAAGATTAATACTTTTATCTCCTTTCCCTTGGAGCTGGATATGACTCCATTTTTGGCCTCCACTAAGGACAGCAGAATGAAGGAAGACCAGCCACCAACAGATTGTACACCCAATGAGAATAAGTATTCCTTGTTTGCAGTGATTAATCACCATGGAACTTTGGAAAGTGGACACTATACCAGCTTTATCCGGCAACAAAAGGACCAATGGTTTAGCTGTGATGATGCCATCATCACCAAGGCTACCATTGAGGACTTACTCTACAGTGAAGGGTATTTACTGTTCTATCACAAACAGGGTCTAGAGAAAGAATAG